In Scophthalmus maximus strain ysfricsl-2021 chromosome 13, ASM2237912v1, whole genome shotgun sequence, the genomic window TTCACGCCGGACTGGTCACCAGTtcatcacagggctgacatatAGAGaccaacaaccattcacattgtctttggactgtggatGGAAGCCAGAGGACCGGAACCCACACAGGCTCATGGGGAGAAAATGCAACcaccacacagaaaagccccgTCAGCAGGTTCAAGCCCAGAACCTTCTGGCTTGAGGCAACAGTGCAAACCACTGGACCACTGTGCCGCCCGCAATAACAATAACAGTACACTAAGTTATCACAAGTTAACACAGTATTTGTTAGTGGGGTTCAAATAGAAAATAACACTTCATCTTATCTTTTGAGGCTCCTTATGTTGCCAAAGTTAATAATGACCAGTATAGTTTGGTGTGGTGTAGTTCATCTAGATTTTTAAGCCCAACAAGAGGTATTTTGCTAGTTTTCTTTATCGTCTATATAGATTTTAGATATATAGAGTTCTTACCTGTAATCATGGTTCATTTTAAGTtgatgtgtctttgtgtttttatatgcaTGTAGTCCCTCCAGACTGGCGGCCATGCTGACCAGCCTAATGGAAGGTCTTCTCTGCTGCCTGACCACAAAGTCTGCCAACGTGGTGGTTCCTGTCGAAACCTCGGAACCTGCGGATGGCTATGAGTTTGTAGAGGTGAAACCGGGCCGCGTCCTGCGGGTTCGACATGTCATCCCTGACCGGCCGGTGGTGGAGGAACCCACTGCGCAGGGTGGGAGTGTCAGCTGCAAACGAAAGATCACAGTGTACCGTAACGGACAGCTTTTCATCGAGAACCTGGGCGAGGCAGCAAGTGCAAAGCGGAAAAACGGCGAGAATGGCAAGACGGATGATAACAACGCTGCGGAGGTAGAACCTGCAGACTGTGCTAACTGCTCAACGCCCGTCAGCGTCCCCGAGGCCAGGTCAGACGCCATCACAGCCGGAAACAACGGTGCATCGGAAACGGGAGTAAGAGTAGggtcacctgctgctgaacagACTGACCAGCTACAGCAACCCAGGATGCGCCGGCGGAAGCCCAAGCGCACTGTGGTGATCGACTGTGAGAGGAAGATTTCAGCCTGTAAAGAGACGCATCCGGACGTGGCTCTGTTTTTCGTCCACGGAGTGGGAGGCTCGCTGGACATCTGGGGCAGCCAGTTGGACTTCTTCTCTCGCCTGGGCTACGAGGTGATCGCCCCGGACCTGGCGGGTCACGGGGCCAGCTCGGCACCACAGATCGCTGCAGCGTACACTTTCTATGCCCTGGCTGAGGATGTGAGACTAATCTTCAAGCGATATGCCCGGAAGAGGAATATTCTCATAGGACATTCTTATGGGTAAATTTTAAGATCACAACATTCACATGAAACACAGAAAGAGGGCATCCAGGAGGCTTCAGGAGATGTTTTCAACAAAAGTGGTTAAATATCACGTTGACTTCTAAAAAAATCTTCAgtcaaaaggtttttctttttctacaaagacaaaaatcagCTTTTTGGTTCCCTTTCTAATGTAAATGTTGGTCCCGCGGTATTTAGAAGTATGATAAGCCTGGAAAGGAAATGTTAGCATAGCAGGATTTCTCATTTGTCTCTATTCACTGATTGAAAAAGAATATATTACACCAACTAATAGTcctttaacaaatgttttgacaaaattaattaacagcagtattgatctgttttttaaaaatatttctctcatttagttaaaaaaaaaaaaagctcaaacatTTACTGGTTTTAGCCCTTTAAATAAGCATTTGCtacttatttttaattgtatttaattGTAAATCAACTATCATCAGACTTAGTACAATTAAAAATAACGTGTACCTTCACAGAGGCTGTGATAACCATTGTTAATAACTTTCTGTTGAGAAAGATTTATCACAGTAACTAATAATTAGATAACTTTTATTTGCATTTCCTGTTGCATCTATTTGTTATTCTGTTAATACAGTAGTTTCATTTCTTCTGTAGATTAAATAAACAATCTACACTATTCACCAGATACATCACTCCCAACATATTTTCTAGATCTACTTAAAAGTCCCAAAGGACGGAACAAATGCCAGCCTATTCTGTAACCAGCCGTCTGTTCTTCCCTACTATAGTGTGTCGTTCTGCACGTTCCTGGCCCACGAGTATCCGGAACAGATCCACAAGATGGTGATGATCAACGGAGGTGGTCCCACAGCTTTGGAGCCCAGCCTCTGCTCCATCTTCAACCTGCCCACCTGTGTGCTCCACTGTCTCTCCCCGCTGCTAGCCTGGAGCTTTCTCAAGTaagacagacagtaacagaggcacagaaaaaaacttgtttttatttcccccacaGTTTGATGTTTTCAGCAAAATGTGTACTTCAGGTGAATCTCCGCTGCTCTGCCCCCTCCAGGGCTGGCTTCGCTCGGCAGGGTGCCAAggagaagcagctgctgaaagAGAGCAATGCCTTCAACGTGTCGTCCTTTGTGCTGCGTGCCATGATGAGCGGGCAGTACTGGCCCGAGGGGGACGAGGTCTACCACGCTGAGCTCACAGTGCCCACCCTGCTGGTGCACGGCATGCACGACAAGTTTGTTCCCGTTGAAGAAGATCAGCGCATGGCAGAGGTGAAGGGGCAACTTTAACCCTCCCTAAGTTCAGGGTCCAAACTGGGAAACTGACCCACTACAGACCCAACTGACATGGAATGAGGCAAACGTTTGATTAAAGTGCAGTACACGTAAAGAAGCAGAAGGTTTTACGagaattaaaatcaaatatttgtaCAAATATTCCAGGTTCttcagtgtatgtctgaaaTACATCTTGGAACTTAATTCCCTCCTGCTACATTAGTAACTCTGCGGCATTATGAATTGCTGCAGGAAAATCAGAGATGTGGGCAGCGATTCTGAGGTCTGGGACTAGTCTAGTGCTTGTGGTGGGTTTTGTTGATGACTCCAACATCTAACTTCTTTTTGTTGTCAGATCCTCCTAATGGCCTTCCTGAAGTTGCTGGAGGATGGCAGTCACATGATCATGATGGAGTGTCCCGAGGTTGTCAACACACTCCTGCATGAGTTTTTCCTCTGGGAGCCTGCCTCCTCTCCAGCCCCAAAGAAAGAGTCCAAAACGCGCCCAGAGACCGCCAAAGCCCCCGCTGACAACGCCAAGGCGTCGTCCGAGCCCGTCAAGGCCCGGCCGGCAACTGCCAGGCAGACCTCATCAAACGTCGGTACAGAGGAGAATCCACACAGCAAGGCCAAAAACTGACTGGAGATTAAAGGCTGACTCGGATCAAAGATGAAACTTCCACCGGCTGTTTCACTAAATCATGGCTGGCAGTGCTCTTTGTAAGTCCTGGGAAACGGAGCTGGTTGGAGCTGTTGAGCCCGATGATGAGCCAAAAGAGCCAATTCAGCTGAAACGGTCCAGCTAAAGACGGACCTAATGGAAGTGGGACACGACAAGAGACTTCAAATGTGATTCCAGTCATGTCAGCCGAAGGTCGGAGGAAGGGGAGCTTTCTTTGTAGCGAGACAACAATGGTCCATTCTCCAGCTCACAGCTCCCTGTCCTACACACAGTCATGTGAGGTGATGATGTCAGGGAAGGCGGAGGAAGAGTAGTAGCAGACAGCCATGATGGCAAGAGGGGGGAAATGAACAGTTGATGCAGAAAAGGTGGTCAAAGTTAACTTCTGTGGACAGATCAAAAAGTGTCACCTGCTACACAGACAGGTACATTTTTGAAAGGATATTGGTTGAAGGCCTGGTCGGACTTTTGCCATTccaaagcaaagcaaaacaaTTGGTTTGTGTGAAACATGCATCTGTCTGACTGCCTGGAAAGCAACAGCAGGATCTAAACCTTATTGAACTATAGCTGGATGGTTTTCTTGAGGTTTGATATAGAATAGTGACCCGTAGCTAGCTGTGAACtgtctacctgtgtgtgtgtgtgtgtgtgtgtgtgtgtgtgtgtgtgtgtgtgtgattttcatGGCATTGTAAATTGGAAACCTCACCTGTTCAAGATATGagagatttttaatttttttgtcatacacAAAATGCAACTAAAAGCCGACGCAAAGATATTAATTGATTTCATGTGAATGTGTTGCATTTTTTGATCTCCTAGAACTGAGCCACATTGTTATTGTTGCACCGTAGCTCGGGGATTTGCGCAACCACTTCTGGTAACAAGAACTCAGGAGAAGGGTGTTTTGTGGCCGGTGGCGTTTGTTGACGTGTCGAGGACAGAAGAAGTGAAAGTAAATCTGCTGCTTCCTAGAATTCAGGGATATTCGTGTGTTATGTGTGTCAGTCCAGTGTTCCCCTTCTAAATTTTGCAACGAATCGCGATGCTGTATGGATGGAAAGGACCAAATATTTTTGCACTTGACAGTCAAGCtgtgccgaagtgtccttgggcgagACACTCAACTTATTTAGTGCACTAGGTAAACCTCTGTGTTGtatgagtgaatgtgacttgtgtggtagaaaagtgctatatgaatgCAGTTAATTTTACATAAACTGCAACCAAGATGACACCACACTACAGTGTGTATGAAAACACTCACTATGTTTATCAGGAAGCTGCATGCTGTAGCGTTTTTGATTATATTGATTATAATCCCCATCACAACAAAACTTGTTTTAATGGTTCTTATAGTTCACGCAGAACACATTTTGtatgcagcatttaaatgttttattaataataattcataaaccCTTGTGTAGTTCTGGATAAGTGTCTGTGCTCGGAATTTTATGTAATTATTTTGGAATTGATAATCGTTTGAAACTTAAACTGCATTGATCCTTATTATTTTTACCTTGAGGAGTTACCTTGATTAGTATGAAAACTGTATTTTGACACGTCTAAGTATTCTTGAGTCTGAGCTTTTGCAGGTCAAGAGTTAGGCTGAGGGTAAGTGTTGATTTGACATAACACTGGATCTATCTACAGTTTATTGTGAACACGTGTGCTGCATCTCCACAGTCAGTCAGCTTAAGGAAGCTGTTAAACCTGCTCCGACTGTTTTTCCATCAGCTGCCACGTTCTTAGCATGTCCATAGTTCAGGTATTTATAATGTTCTGAGCCTCTAACAGAGAGAGCTCGGACGGTGCAGATGAAGCACTGATGTCATtggatttgatatttttttatacatagaGTATACTTTTTTATACATTGCACTTAGATTTGTGAGAGCATATCAAAGATGCAGCTCTGATCAGAGAGATGTAATAGGCTGTCTCctgagctgaagaaaaagaaaactgtaagCTTGtgtttcttatattttgtaaCTGTTTGCCTTCGATATTGATGCAGAAACATCTTTCTTGACATTCACAGAGATTTGACTGAAGATTCAAATCTAGTGTAGTCGTCgtattataaaaaatatgtatattttaaatatcttaGGACAAAGAACACATGCGTCCGCCTTACAGCCCCTGAAAACTTTGTTGCAGGTTTTCATGATTTTTCTCTGACCATTAatgttcataaataaataagcagcAATTTAAGTTATagttgaggaaaataaaaagggcGTGTTAACACTGAACACTTTTTGGAGCATTTCTGAGATGCGCTGGGTTTAAACAATGTAAATCCAGCCGATTAAAATTAATctataatgaaaaacaaaactttaaaatgacaaaggTAAATTAGTAAGTACTCTGCATAAATACTTTCCTTATTGTAAGTCTCCTTTAATCACATTTTGCAGTGTCGCATGAACAATTTAAActtaattattttataatacCAATGTATAAATGAAGAGTGTAGCATCTGTTTATTTAGCAAGAAGACCAATACTTAAACTTACTCCAACTATGAATGCAGTTATAGTGagatataaaacaacaacttacCTACTGTAGCttctgcatatttaaaaaatgtagctcTTATATCTCTCAACATGCAGTAAATCCAAGGCTGCTAGTTTGATGACAGCATTTCTAGAGAAACTTTACTCCCAGAGATTATTTGTATGGAGGCTGCTAGTTTGATGACAGCATTTCTAGAGAAACGTTGCTCCCAGAGATTATTTGTACGGAAGCCGAGAACGGTCGTGCTTCCAGATCTTTTTATAATACCGTTATCTCCAAATGATGAGTTATTATCTCGTTATAACGAATTATTATCTCGAGATAACAAGGCTCTTGCAATTGTAATTGCAGGCACGGCCGTTCTCGGCTTCCGTATATTTGCATCCTTACACAAAATCtactaaaatatttataaattagaatcttttctttctttagaaattgacaataaaacatttgatcttcttttttttctttctttctttttaaacatgtctCAATCCGAACCACAATTGTATAAAAGCTTTACAATGTTTATACATTcttgaagaaattaaaatggaagCATTCAACTGAAGCACATATCCCCACAGAAAGAGGCACAGCCATGTCTGCCCCCGCCCTCAGACCTCCAGAGGGACACTGGGCCCGTTGATGCTGGTGTCCTCCATCGACTGTGTGGGCCGGCTGGACTCTTTTTCAGCCTCCTCCTTTTGGGCTCCGTCAGCCGCCACACGGGAGCCCTCTGCCGCCCCTTGCTGGTCGCTGCTGCCAGTGGCCCCTGGCCGCTCAGCAGCTTTGGTTTCATTGACAATGTCGAGGGAGTCAGCAGCAGAGGCCTGGACTGCTTTCACTTCCCCGTTCTGGACCGGGAAGGCCCCGTCCACAGTGTCGTACAGGAACTGGTACTgctcctgagagagagacacacgctCAGAGGATTAACATGCAGCACTTGATTGTGGAGTCTAATGAGAGTAACACTTGCTTTTGTGGACAACGCTCACAGATTTGTGGCCAAAAAACCCCTGATACTCTACAGCTGATTCCTCTGCGACATAGaccatgaagatgaagatgaagacggACACAGTAGTTTCATTTGAGTAAATCACACATTCACCGTCGTGCGGCTCTAAGCTCAATAAGCCATAACTTTGCtgcctaaaaaagaaaaagaaatgctatTTACTCCTGCGTGAGCAACAGTTGCTGAACACCACACTGCCCAGCTGATTTACAAAAGGATTTACAACATATTAagctgattttaaaatgaatagtGTAAATTCATTCCCCCCACATCTTCAGAAGAAATGTATGGGCTTGGATCTGAGAGCCAAAGACAAGGCGGGGAAGTCAGAGGGTTCTGGAAGATGGCTGTTGGTTTTGTTCCTTCTATGGGATTTGGTGAGAGTAACAGAAATATAGAATATcatctgcctttttcttttaattcttcaAAAACAGTATTATGAGCAAAGCTTCACAGTGAGGTAGAGTGATGCTTATGTATGGCTCTGATGGTGATGTAAAATTACATTAACAACGTGCTAAAAAGCGTTTTTTAACCTTTATCGGTGGCTACAAACTGCCACAAATGGCCCAAAGAAAGTCCTCTCATCTAGTAACGACAGGCTTAGCAGAACATTGTCTACTCATCATTAACTTAAGTGCTATAACACGTTTCACTCTGAGTGGTGTTGGACGTTAAAACAATAAGAAATCCTGTGTGCTGACAGGGTTTAGATACGGAGTGCCTCTTTCTCACCAGGCTGGAGAGCACGTTCTGTCTCTCCTTGCGTACGGTTTTCACCACCTGGAAAACATCCACCAGCTTCTCAGTCTTGGCGCTGTCCAGCACGTTCCACAGGGCACAGAAGAGCCCCGTACGGGACGAGCCATcgctgaggagagggagaacaCAAACTCGTGAGATTTCTCCCACGTGTCCCTCTAGCCGCACTTCTCACAGAATGCAGCATATATCTAACATACAGGGCCTGTGCTTATCAAACTGCTGCCAGGGTCATTTGACTTTAGACCGCAGAACATTCTTTCCTATTCCaatttggttttcttttttttcttttttcttccaaaagatATTACAGATGCAAACGTGTTCTTTCTTATGGAACAACTGGACATTGTTGTAGTACAGATGTCGGGATGTGAAGTTGTCTTACTTGCAGTGGACCACGATGGTCTGTGATTTGCCGCTGCCACCGCTGCCCTTGATCTCCTTGATCATGTCCGTGAGATCCTGAGGCGTCTCCGGCAGCTCCCCGTTCACCCACTTCAGGAACTGGAAGTGTTGCACCCGCCgactctctttcctctgttggACAGAAGTGGTGTTGGGTTTTAAGCCGCTTGTGGTGTCGAAATGACCTGCCGCCTCACATTAGCGGGCTGACGCACTGAGAAACGTGGAGCCACAGCAGACTTTGTTACAGccacggagtgtgtgtgtgtgtgtgtgcgttacctTGACGTGACGGATCAGCATGTTGCGGCTGACGAAAGTTGGGGTGATGTCTGTGCTTGCAACTTCCACCTCAAAGTCCCCAAATGTCTTCATGTCTTGGTCCCAATACACAGAGTCAGACTCCTGCGGACACAAGGACGCAGTTTGCCTCGTGCTCTTGTGTGTACAAAGAGAATATAATGTGTATGCTATGTATGTAGGCATATATGTGCATGGTGCACGGCGCTGACCTTGTCCCCCTCGCTGCCGTCTGAGAGCATGACGATGGTGGACGCTCTCTTCTGGTAAACCATCAACCAGAAGTCGCCCATGGTGGTCGGCAGTGGAGTCTGTGCTGCGATGAGGGCGCGTGGGCCCCAGTATCCCTGTGTGGGCAAGACAACACCATCCATCTATCGTTGTGCATCGTCCAGACAAACAAGACGCGAT contains:
- the abhd8b gene encoding protein ABHD8, which encodes MLTSLMEGLLCCLTTKSANVVVPVETSEPADGYEFVEVKPGRVLRVRHVIPDRPVVEEPTAQGGSVSCKRKITVYRNGQLFIENLGEAASAKRKNGENGKTDDNNAAEVEPADCANCSTPVSVPEARSDAITAGNNGASETGVRVGSPAAEQTDQLQQPRMRRRKPKRTVVIDCERKISACKETHPDVALFFVHGVGGSLDIWGSQLDFFSRLGYEVIAPDLAGHGASSAPQIAAAYTFYALAEDVRLIFKRYARKRNILIGHSYGVSFCTFLAHEYPEQIHKMVMINGGGPTALEPSLCSIFNLPTCVLHCLSPLLAWSFLKAGFARQGAKEKQLLKESNAFNVSSFVLRAMMSGQYWPEGDEVYHAELTVPTLLVHGMHDKFVPVEEDQRMAEILLMAFLKLLEDGSHMIMMECPEVVNTLLHEFFLWEPASSPAPKKESKTRPETAKAPADNAKASSEPVKARPATARQTSSNVGTEENPHSKAKN